ATCTCGTTATCTCGTTCCCAGTCTCCGACTGGGAATGCTATTACAGAGGCTCTGCCTCCGTTTTCATAGAAGGCAGAGCCTTCTAGAATTCATTCCCATACAGAGTATGGGAACGAGAAAAATTTCTAGTTATCTCGTTCCCAGTCTCTGACTGGGAATGCTATTACAGAGGCTCTGCCTCCGTTTTCATAGAAGGCAGAGCCTTCTAGAATTCATTCCCATACAGAGTATGGGAACGAGAAAAACGCCACGCAACGCTAACGCAATGACATTGTGTAATTAATTCTGTCTCACTACTTATTACAGAGGCTCTGCCTCCGTTTTCATAGAAGGCAGAGCCTTCTAGTTCTAGAATCCATTCCCATACAGAGTATGGGAACGAGAAAAATTTCTAGTTATCTCGTTCCCAGTCTCTGACTGGGAATGCTATTACAGAGGCTCTGCCTCTGTTTTCATAGAAGGCAGAGCCTTCTAGAATTCATTCCCATACAGAGTATGGGAACGAGAAAAAGTTCAAAAATTTCTAGTTCTTTTAGTCATCTTCAGATGACTTTTGTTATGAGACTGGGAATTCATTCCCAGTTGGGTTGTGGGTTTTTGGCAAAAGTTTAAATCTCACCCGTGTTTAACTCTTACTCTTAGTATAGTAATATGAACTATATCTGTAATTATAGTTATATCCCAGTCCTCGGAATTTCTCGCCGTTGACTACCGTTCCTAGTAAATTGATGGGAGATGCTTTTAGCATATCAACAACTTGCTTGACGACTGATTTATCTGTTTTATCAATTCTGACAACTAGCATGATACCATCAGTATGAATTGCTACCAATCTAGCATCTACTAATCCTGACAAAGGAGGAGTATCATAAATCACTAAATCAAAATTATCAGAGAAATAGTCCATCAGTTGAATCATTTTATCTGATGAGAGTAACCGCGCCGGATCAGGTGGTACAGGACCTGCCGTAATCACAGATAAACCCTTAAGTTCGGGCATTTCTTGAATTACTTGCTTGACATCTATATCTGAAGAAATTAAACTACTTAGTCCCCAGAGATTATTTAATTTTGAGAGTTTGTGAATCTTGGGTTTGCGGAGGTCACAATCTACAAGTAATACTTTTTTCCCCATAATCGCGGCTGTTTTTGCCAGACTAAATCCCACCGTACTTTTACCATCTCCAGGGGTAGCAGAAGAAACAACTAAAGACCTAATTGGTCTATCAGAATTAAGCAGTTGAATATTACTATATAAAACTTGTAAAGATTCCCAAAATGATCCCTGTCCATAATAATAGCTTGATCGGGAAGGTCTACGAGCAGAAGTTTTAGCTGGTTCATCATTTACGAGAAGAGGGTCTACAACTACTTCTGGTTGTTGATTTTTGTTTATCAAGTTTAAAGATGTATTCTGAACTAGGTTTTTATTAAAGGGAAGAGATCCTAATAAAGGCAGTCCTATCTTATCCTGGACATTTTCAACACTGTGATAGGTATTATCAGTCTGTTCTCTCAGAGAAGCAGCACCTAGTCCTAATAAAGAACTAGCCACAAATCCCAATATTAAATTGAGGGGAATATTTGGAGAAATTGGATATAGAGGCTGATTAGGTGCTTGGATTAATTCCCAAGGTAGTTCTGTTTGGGCTACTTGTATTTGCAATTGCTCACGAGCAGCTAATAAGCGATTTAAACTTTCATTGGCTATTTCTAAATTCCGTAGGATTTCAGTATATTGCCGAGACAAAACTGGCAACTGGTCTAATTTCAATTGCAGTTGTTTTTCTGCTTGTACTATATATTGATTGTCTACTTCTATTTTCTTAATTAGATCCGTAACTTCAGATATTCTGATATTAATAGTGCGTGCTGCTTCTGCCTCAATAATAGGTAAAAGGTTGGATCTTTTTTCTTGTAAGGTGCGGATAACTGGGTTGTCTGGTTGAAACCGAGTTAATTCTCCAGATAGCTGGGTGTCTAATTGGCGTTGTTGACCAATTAGGGTTTGATAAAGAGGGGCAGTATTGAGAATTGCTAACTGTTCTTCACGTCTCTGTAACCTGTCATAAGTAGCTCTGGCAGCGGTTAGCTGTTGATTTATAGTTAGTCTTTGTTGTGTCAACGATTGAATTTGCGAAGAAATTACTTCAGATTGGTTTTCTGGATCAATAAAATTGTATCTTTGGCGGAACATTTGCATTTCTTTTTGTAACTGTCCTAGCCTAATTCGGATTTCAGGTAGTTTTGCATCCACAAATTGAACTCCCTGACGGAGCTTTGTTTGTCGCTTGTTGAGGCTATATTTTAAATAAAAATCAGCCAGAGGATCTAATATAAGTTTAATTTTTTGACTATTATCACTTTTATAGTTAACTTGGATTATTTTTGATTGCCCCAAACGACGAATAGTTAAATCTTCCAAAATGGCCTTATAATCAATATCAGGATGAGATTTTTGTATTTCTTTAATAAAATCTCTCAGCAGTTCTGGACTTTGGAGAACTTGAATTTGGCTCTCATAATCTAGTCCAGATGGTTTAAAGGCATTGGCGAGTCCCACGTCGATTTTCCCTAGTTCAGAGTCACTATTAACAGGTTCAACTAATATTTTGAAGTTGCCTTCATAAATTGGTACTTGTTTAAAAGTTGTATAAATAACACCACCCATAGCAACGGAAGCAACTCCTATGATGATAATTGCTCGGCGCTGTAAAACACCAAAAAAGGACTTGAGGTTAAAATCACTAGCCTCTTCTGAAAATTGGGAAAATGTGGGATTGGGAAATAATGTAGAAACAGGAGTGGTATTATTCTGAGCGTTTTTATCGTTTGTAAGTTGGTCAAGCATAGGTTCTTTTGCGGTGAATAACCAAGGATGTGTAAGTAGGGTTTGCTTAATAAGTTGCCTGTGAAGGCAGGATGCCCATCCCACAAAATTGGGTAATTTATTTTTTGGTGATCCCTAACTGTTTTTTTTTTACCTGGATGAGTCATAGTTTAGCAATTTTAAACGCCGATAAACACTAAGGAATGTGGATTAAATAAAATGC
The DNA window shown above is from Anabaena sp. WA102 and carries:
- a CDS encoding GumC family protein, with the translated sequence MLDQLTNDKNAQNNTTPVSTLFPNPTFSQFSEEASDFNLKSFFGVLQRRAIIIIGVASVAMGGVIYTTFKQVPIYEGNFKILVEPVNSDSELGKIDVGLANAFKPSGLDYESQIQVLQSPELLRDFIKEIQKSHPDIDYKAILEDLTIRRLGQSKIIQVNYKSDNSQKIKLILDPLADFYLKYSLNKRQTKLRQGVQFVDAKLPEIRIRLGQLQKEMQMFRQRYNFIDPENQSEVISSQIQSLTQQRLTINQQLTAARATYDRLQRREEQLAILNTAPLYQTLIGQQRQLDTQLSGELTRFQPDNPVIRTLQEKRSNLLPIIEAEAARTINIRISEVTDLIKKIEVDNQYIVQAEKQLQLKLDQLPVLSRQYTEILRNLEIANESLNRLLAAREQLQIQVAQTELPWELIQAPNQPLYPISPNIPLNLILGFVASSLLGLGAASLREQTDNTYHSVENVQDKIGLPLLGSLPFNKNLVQNTSLNLINKNQQPEVVVDPLLVNDEPAKTSARRPSRSSYYYGQGSFWESLQVLYSNIQLLNSDRPIRSLVVSSATPGDGKSTVGFSLAKTAAIMGKKVLLVDCDLRKPKIHKLSKLNNLWGLSSLISSDIDVKQVIQEMPELKGLSVITAGPVPPDPARLLSSDKMIQLMDYFSDNFDLVIYDTPPLSGLVDARLVAIHTDGIMLVVRIDKTDKSVVKQVVDMLKASPINLLGTVVNGEKFRGLGYNYNYRYSSYYYTKSKS